The genome window TCTTCCGCGAGGCGGACCTTGAGGTGAAGCGGACGGAGCGTGACTACAACCCGGTGATCGAGGACAGCCGGATAAGCAAGGTGAAGATCCTCCGGCCGCAGGAGATCCCGAGGTTCGTGGAGAAGGGGGCATTCGACCTCGGGATCACGGGACTCGACTGGGTGAAGGAGACCGGCGCCCGCGTCCGGGAGGTCGCGCGGCTCCCGTACAGCAAGACGGGCGAGGGGACGGTCAGGATCGTCGTTGCCGTCCACAGGGACGAGCCGATAGAGGACGTGAGAGGTATCCGGCCCGGGAGCCGGGTCACGACCGAGTACCCCGAGATCACGAGGGAATTCTTCGGGAGGCTCGGGATCCCCGTCGAGATATTCCCCAGCTACGGCGCGTCCGAGGCGAAGGTGCCCGACCTCGCGGACGTCGTCGTCGACCTCACCGAGACGGGATCGACCCTCCGGAGGAACGGCCTCAAGATCGTGGGGCAGATCATGGAGTCCTCCACCGTGGTGATCGCGAACCGCGAGAGCTTCGAGGACACGGGGAAGCGGCGGGCGATCGAGGAGATCGTGACGCTCCTCCTCGGCGTGATCGAGGCCCGCACGCACGTCCTCCTCTCGATGAACGTGCCGGCCGGGGCGATGGAGAGGGTCATCTCCGCCCTCCCCGCCCTGAAACGCCCCACGGTGAGCCGCTTGCACGGAATCGACTACTACAGTGTCCAGACGGTCGCAAAGAAGCGGGACGTCAACGTCCTCATCCCGTGCCTGAAGGCAGCCGGCGCGGAGGACATCCTCGAGATCCCCATCAGGAAGATCGTGAGGTAATCCCTCCATTTTTTGAATGCGCATCTTTCCGCGGGATTTCGCAGAATATCCCTATTCGCCGCGAGAAAGTCCCGATTTGAAAAAGGGTAAGTTTAATCGGCCTTGGGGCATCCCTGCCGCGCAAAGTTTAAGTAGGGAAAGGGGCAAACCCCCGGTGAGGACGGATGGAGGGAGAGGAGACCGCCCGCAGCCACGATCCGTGTTCCTTCCCTCCCCTCAGGATCCCCCGGGTACCCGCGTGCGACGCCCCTCTTTCCCCTGCCCCCGGCTGCAGGCTCCCCGTCATGGTGGACGGGAGCGGTGACGGCCACAGCATCGCGCTCTTCCCCGGCGACGAGGTCTACCTCAGCTACGAGAGGGGGGCCTCGAACAACGACGCGGAGTTCAACGCGGTCATCCTCGCGCTCGAGAACATGCCGGACCGATCCCGCGCCCGGATCCACACCGACAGCCAGGTCGTCGTCTGGCACCTCTCGGCCGCGGTGCCCCGCCGGCCCGCGACCTACGCGCGGAAAAAGGAGAGGATTCAGGACCTAATCGCTTCAAAAGACCTCGACGTCGAGTTCTGCTGGATTCCCCGGAGGGAGAACCGTGCCGACAGGCTGCTGCGGAACTACATCGCGAGCCTCTGCGGGGCGGGTGGGTCAGAGCCGCTCTACCACCGCGTCCGGCGGCTCGAGCGGGAGAACGCGATCCTCCGGGCACGCCTCCTGAAAGCGATGAAGATGCTGCGGGCGCGGCCCGCGGCGGATCCCGTGGATGAGCATTCCCACACTCTACCGTGATGCGGGTTGAGGAATGCGCAGCGACCGCGGGCGCACGCGCTGCCGGCGCTGTGGATCGTGGGGGTATAATTTCCCCCGCGTGCTAATTCTCACGCGATGGTTGCACGGGGGGACCGGCCGGTTCGCAGGCAGGCGTGCGGGGGACCGCCGCGTCCAGGGCGAGGCGGGGATATCCCGGGACGCGGACGGGCACCTCCACGGAGATACTTCCCCCTGACACCCGCGGGGGTGACGGGATGAGGCGCACGCGCCGTTCTCCCGCGGAATCCGTGGCGGGGGGAGATGAGTTCCTCAGGGTCACAGTCCCCCTCGCGGCCCCCCTCACGGAACGGGAGAGAGAGGTCATCTCGAGGATGGGGGAGGCCGGGAGGAACGGGGCGTTCTCCTTCGAGGTCGAGGACACTGCCCTCCACTTCTGCGTCCGGTCGCTCGGTCCCCGCGACCTCGAGGCGATGCGCCGCCTCATTCCCGCGGAGGGCGCGGACCGGGTGAAGAAGGTGCTCGGCGAGATCGCCCGGAAGATCGATGCGATCGGGAGCTACGGTGTCAGGGGCGGCCGGCGGATCTTCGCAGGCTACGACAGGGAGCGGAAGGTGAGGGGGAGGAAGGAGAAGGAGAGGGCGAGGGGCCCGTGGTTCTACGCCCTCGACCACGGTTTCTCCCAGGAGAACAACGAGCTGCCGGCGGAGTTTCGGAACAGGATCGTGGCCGGCGACAGCGGGGAAGTCCTCAGGAGGCTCCCCCCGCAGTGCGTCGACATCGTGGTCACCTCGCCGCCCTACAACTTCGGCCTCGGGTACGACACGACCGAGGACGGGACCGACTGGGAGAAGTACTTCGCGAAACTCTTCACGGTCTTCGACGAGTGCATCCGCGTCCTCAAGTACGGCGGGAGGATCGTCGTCAACGTCCAGCCGCTCTTCTCCGACTACATCCCGAGCCACCACATCATCTCCCGGTACTTCATGGACCGCCGCCTCATCTGGAAGGGCGAGATACTCTGGGAGAAGAACAACTACAACTGCAAGTACACCGCGTGGGGGAGCTGGAAGAGCCCGAGCAACCCCTACCTCAAGTACACGTGGGAGTTCCTCGAGGTCTTTGCCAAGGGCGACCTCAAAAAGGAGGGATCCCCTGACAGGGCCGACATCACCGCGGACGAGTTCAAGAAGTGGGTGGTTGCCCGCTGGTCGATAGCCCCGGAGCGGA of Methanolinea sp. contains these proteins:
- the hisG gene encoding ATP phosphoribosyltransferase; protein product: MITLALPKGSLEEQTLLLFREADLEVKRTERDYNPVIEDSRISKVKILRPQEIPRFVEKGAFDLGITGLDWVKETGARVREVARLPYSKTGEGTVRIVVAVHRDEPIEDVRGIRPGSRVTTEYPEITREFFGRLGIPVEIFPSYGASEAKVPDLADVVVDLTETGSTLRRNGLKIVGQIMESSTVVIANRESFEDTGKRRAIEEIVTLLLGVIEARTHVLLSMNVPAGAMERVISALPALKRPTVSRLHGIDYYSVQTVAKKRDVNVLIPCLKAAGAEDILEIPIRKIVR
- a CDS encoding site-specific DNA-methyltransferase, whose amino-acid sequence is MRRTRRSPAESVAGGDEFLRVTVPLAAPLTEREREVISRMGEAGRNGAFSFEVEDTALHFCVRSLGPRDLEAMRRLIPAEGADRVKKVLGEIARKIDAIGSYGVRGGRRIFAGYDRERKVRGRKEKERARGPWFYALDHGFSQENNELPAEFRNRIVAGDSGEVLRRLPPQCVDIVVTSPPYNFGLGYDTTEDGTDWEKYFAKLFTVFDECIRVLKYGGRIVVNVQPLFSDYIPSHHIISRYFMDRRLIWKGEILWEKNNYNCKYTAWGSWKSPSNPYLKYTWEFLEVFAKGDLKKEGSPDRADITADEFKKWVVARWSIAPERRMGEFGHPAMFPEELVVRALKLFSYEGDVVLDPFAGTGTTCVVAKKLNRVYLGIDISERYCAVAERRLREML